The proteins below come from a single Aegilops tauschii subsp. strangulata cultivar AL8/78 chromosome 6, Aet v6.0, whole genome shotgun sequence genomic window:
- the LOC109745150 gene encoding protein LATERAL BRANCHING OXIDOREDUCTASE 1-like, which translates to MFLQAVGHGMEPSFLAEAMKATREFFNLPLEEKQKYSNIVDGVKLGIDILSEYTIKCKAAANLVFQNMAKILNLQEEHLVNMIGENSITQAIFNYYPQCPRPDHVLGLKAHTDGSIITVNFADAEGLQLQKNGVWYNVPVVPNALVMNIGDIMEILSNGFFKSLVHRVVTNAEKERLSLVLVYTLELETELEPVSELVDDKRPARYMKIKLHDYMEKYHDTYATGTLAIDGVKISI; encoded by the exons ATGTTTCTCCAGGCTGTTGGACATGGAATGGAGCCTAGCTTTCTTGCCGAGGCGATGAAGGCCACAAGAGAGTTCTTCAACCTCCCACTAGAAGAGAAACAAAAGTACTCGAACATTGTCGACGGCGTGAAGCTAGGCAT AGACATTCTGTCTGAGTACACCATCAAGTGCAAAGCCGCGGCTAACCTTGTCTTTCAAAACATGGCCAAGATACTCAATTTACAAGAGGAACACCTGGTAAACATGATCGGCGAGAACTCCATCACCCAAGCTATATTCAACTACTACCCTCAGTGTCCAAGGCCGGACCACGTCTTGGGCCTGAAGGCCCACACCGACGGCTCCATAATCACAGTCAACTTCGCCGATGCTGAGGGGCTCCAACTTCAGAAAAACGGCGTCTGGTACAACGTGCCCGTCGTTCCAAATGCATTGGTTATGAACATAGGAGATATAATGGAG ATTTTGAGCAATGGGTTTTTCAAGAGCCTGGTGCATAGGGTTGTGACCAATGCAGAGAAAGAGCGCTTATCGTTGGTGCTGGTCTATACATTGGAGCTAGAGACAGAGCTTGAGCCGGTGTCAGAGCTGGTGGATGACAAGAGACCTGCGCGATACATGAAGATCAAGCTCCACGACTACATGGAAAAATACCATGACACTTATGCCACAGGGACACTAGCCATCGACGGCGTGAAGATCTCAATATGA
- the LOC109745168 gene encoding protein LATERAL BRANCHING OXIDOREDUCTASE 1-like gives MSYGQQFKIREVPPIVQELVAGGVQEPPRQYVVPEQDRPTAAVSEMPEPIPVVDLSRLSANSADELAKLQSALQSWDLFLVVGHGMDPSFLAEVMKAMREFFKLPLEEKQKYSNIVDGKKMSSDGYGNDMVVMENQVLDWNDRLSLQLEPESERAYARWPTQPPSFRDILCEYTVRCRAVANIILQNLAKLLNLQEEYLTTMLGEKSLTHAIINYYPRCPMPDHVLGLKPHTDASMITVNFIDADVSGLQLQKNCIWYNVPIVPNALVVNIGDVMEIVSNGFFKSLVHRVVTNAEKERLSLVMFYALDPEAEIEPVQELVDDQRPRRYRKMKSKDYLAKFFDTYATGKLAIDSMRI, from the exons ATGTCATACGGCCAACAATTCAAGATCCGCGAGGTGCCCCCGATCGTGCAGGAGCTGGTGGCCGGCGGCGTGCAGGAGCCACCGCGCCAGTACGTGGTTCCTGAGCAAGACCGTCCCACCGCGGCGGTCTCGGAGATGCCCGAGCCCATCCCAGTCGTCGACCTCAGCCGGCTGTCCGCCAACAGCGCCGACGAGCTCGCCAAGCTGCAGTCCGCACTGCAGAGCTGGGACCTCTTCCTG GTCGTTGGACATGGAATGGATCCTAGTTTTCTTGCCGAGGTGATGAAGGCCATGAGGGAGTTCTTCAAGCTCCCGCTAGAAGAGAAACAGAAGTACTCGAACATTGTCGACGGCAAGAAGATGAGCTCGGATGGATACGGCAACGACATGGTCGTGATGGAAAATCAGGTCCTTGACTGGAACGACCGTCTCAGCCTCCAATTGGAACCCGAGTCGGAGAGAGCCTATGCACGGTGGCCAACACAACCACCTTCTTTCAG AGACATTCTATGTGAGTACACGGTCCGATGCAGAGCGGTGGCAAACATTATCCTGCAAAACCTAGCCAAGCTTCTCAATTTACAGGAGGAATACTTGACAACCATGCTCGGCGAGAAGTCCTTAACCCATGCTATAATCAACTACTACCCTCGGTGCCCCATGCCGGACCATGTCTTGGGCCTTAAGCCCCACACCGATGCTTCGATGATCACGGTCAACTTCATTGATGCCGACGTCAGCGGGCTCCAGCTCCAGAAGAATTGCATCTGGTACAATGTGCCCATCGTCCCAAACGCATTGGTTGTGAACATAGGGGATGTAATGGAG ATAGTGAGCAACGGATTCTTCAAAAGCTTGGTGCATAGGGTCGTGACCAATGCGGAGAAAGAGCGCTTGTCGTTGGTGATGTTCTACGCGTTGGACCCAGAGGCGGAGATTGAGCCGGTGCAAGAGCTGGTGGATGACCAGAGACCTAGACGATACAGGAAGATGAAGAGCAAGGACTACCTAGCGAAATTCTTTGACACTTATGCAACAGGGAAACTAGCCATCGACTCCATGAGGATCTGA
- the LOC123494549 gene encoding mitochondrial metalloendopeptidase OMA1-like, producing MAHARSLPAVVSRSRPRWYPNPWKVAAAVVVLPYAAKFSIFAAISQKETVPYTNRAHRVLLTSSEEREFGDEDFNDWKKKRGKDILGPSDLRTVLVRRIASDIIHGVRRLFPNNGIHDDDVKQGKVVMRPQTGHLNDLNWEVMVVEDDKVRAFSSKGGKIVIHTGYLKHLKTDAEIATVIGHEAAHVVARHSMELLRSIPFYKLMPFSRRAELEADHIGLMIMAAAGFDPRVAPEFRKKIGEIIGDTKLMDYIGTHPSSETRSRMLSRKEVMEEALELYKQEQNTMSSILINP from the exons ATGGCCCATGCGCGGTCACTGCCGGCAGTCGTCTCACGGAGCCGACCGCGGTGGTACCCGAACCCGTGGAAGGTGGCCGCTGCGGTGGTTGTCCTGCCCTACGCTGCCAAGTTCAGTATTTTTGCCGCGATAAGCCAAAAAGAGACCGTGCCCTACACCAACCGGGCCCATCGTGTCCTCCTGACCTCGTCGGAGGAGCGCGAGTTTGGCGATGAAGACTTCAACGATTGGAAGAAGAAGCGCGGCAAAGACATCCTTGGCCCGTCTGACCTGAGGACTGTCCTCGTCCGCCGCATCGCCTCAGACATCATCCACGGAGTCCGCCGCCTCTTCCCCAACAACGGCATCCATGACGATGATGTTAAGCAGGGGAAGGTGGTGATGCGGCCACAGACGGGGCATCTCAATGACCTTAACTGGGAGGTGATGGTTGTCGAAGATGACAAAGTAAGGGCTTTCAGCTCAAAGGGCGGGAAGATTGTAATCCACACTGGATACCTCAAGCATTTGAAGACCGATGCCGAGATTGCCACCGTTATTGGCCATGAG GCCGCACATGTTGTTGCAAGGCATAGCATGGAGTTGTTGAGGTCAATTCCGTTCTACAAACTAATGCCCTTCTCACGAAG GGCCGAATTGGAGGCGGATCACATCGGATTGATGATAATGGCCGCTGCTGGTTTCGATCCACGCGTAGCCCCTGAGTTCCGCAAGAAGATTGGAGAGATCATTGGAGACACCAAATTAATGGACTACATCGGTACTCATCCTTCGTCTGAGACAAGATCACGGATGTTATCACGAAAGGAGGTCATGGAGGAGGCATTGGAGCTGTACAAACAAGAAC AAAACACCATGTCTTCTATACTAATTAACCCGTAG
- the LOC109745166 gene encoding agmatine coumaroyltransferase-2-like, whose product MKVTVESSKSIKPDYGGHRPVAPPFTANVVPLSVFDKANLDTQVSVIYAFHPPAPPNGVLEAGLARALVEYREFAGRLARDADGSRRAILLNDAGSRFVEATAGVALGSVMPLRPTPAALSLHPSGGDELMLVQATRFACGSLVVGLTVHHTVADGRGFCNFILAWGQATRGAPIDPAPVHDRPSFFAPRSPPKIEHEHRVVEFKPYDARKDDDAGGGDDDEEVVVVERVHFSAERIAKLKAQASAGARYSTVQCVLACLWRCVTRARGLEGRDATALLIGVDGRGRMSPPVPDGYTGNVVLWARPTATARELVDMPLRRAAELIRRAVARVDDAYYRSFIDFACSGAVEEERLVPTADAADMVLSPNVEVNSWVRLPFYDLDLGGGRPFLFMPSYVPVEGVVFLVASFVGGSSVDAYVSLFRQDKDAFMNCCTSDLSKL is encoded by the coding sequence ATGAAGGTCACAGTGGAGTCATCCAAGTCCATCAAGCCTGACTATGGCGGCCACCGCCCGGTGGCTCCTCCGTTCACGGCGAACGTCGTCCCGCTGTCAGTGTTCGACAAGGCCAACTTGGACACGCAGGTCTCCGTCATCTACGCCTTCCACCCGCCGGCCCCGCCCAACGGCGTCCTCGAGGCCGGGCTCGCCAGGGCCCTCGTCGAGTACCGCGAGTTCGCCGGGCGTCTCGCCCGGGACGCCGACGGCAGCCGCCGCGCCATCCTCCTTAACGACGCCGGCTCGCGGTTCGTCGAGGCGACGGCCGGCGTGGCGCTCGGCAGCGTCATGCCGCTGCGGCCCACCCCCGCGGCGCTGAGCCTgcacccgagcggcggcgacgagctgATGCTGGTCCAGGCCACGCGGTTCGCGTGCGGGTCCCTCGTCGTCGGCCTGACCGTGCACCACACCGTCGCCGACGGCCGCGGGTTCTGCAACTTCATCCTCGCGTGGGGCCAGGCGACGCGCGGCGCCCCCATCGACCCCGCCCCGGTGCACGACCGGCCGTCGTTCTTCGCGCCGCGCAGCCCGCCTAAGATCGAGCACGAGCACCGCGTCGTCGAGTTCAAGCCATACGACGCCCGCAAGGACgacgacgccggcggcggcgacgacgacgaggaggtggtggtggtagAGAGGGTGCACTTCAGCGCGGAGCGCATCGCGAAGCTGAAGGCGCAGGCGTCGGCCGGGGCGCGGTACAGCACCGTGCAGTGCGTGCTGGCGTGCCTGTGGCGGTGCGTGACGCGGGCGCGCGGGCTCGAGGGGCGCGACGCCACCGCCCTGCTCATCGGAGTGGACGGGCGAGGGCGGATGAGCCCGCCGGTGCCGGACGGGTACACCGGCAACGtggtgctctgggcgcggccgACGGCCACCGCGCGGGAGCTCGTGGACATGCCGCTGCGCCGCGCGGCGGAGCTCATCCGCCGGGCGGTTGCGCGGGTCGACGACGCCTACTACAGGTCTTTCATCGACTTCGCCTGCTCCGGGGCCGTGGAGGAGGAGCGGCTGGTGCCGACGGCCGACGCGGCGGACATGGTGCTGAGCCCGAACGTCGAGGTGAACAGCTGGGTGCGGCTCCCGTTCTATGACCTGGACCTGGGCGGCGGCCGGCCCTTCCTCTTCATGCCCAGCTACGTGCCGGTGGAGGGCGTGGTCTTCCTCGTGGCGTCTTTCGTCGGCGGCAGCAGCGTGGACGCCTACGTTTCGCTCTTCCGCCAAGACAAGGATGCCTTCATGAACTGCTGCACATCCGACCTCTCAAAACTCTGA